CACTTTTATCGCATTGGGAATGCCGCTTTTGATCGTGTTGTAGGTGTCGACCAACAGAATAGTAGAATCCGGATAATGTTCAGCATAAGTACGAAAAGCCGAGAGTTCATCTTCAAAAGACTGTACCCAGGAATGTGCCATGGTGCCACTGACCGGAATATCATATAGCTGTCCCGCCAATACGTTTGAGGAGCCTTCAACGCCTCCAATCATGGCAGACTTGGATGCTTGTAAGCCACCAAGCCCTTGCGACCGTCTGAGCCCAAAATCGAGCACGGGCTTATCACCGGCAACCTGTTTAATGCGAGCAGCTTTCGTAGCAATAAGTGATGCAAAATTCAGGGTATTCAGTAATACCGATTCCACAATCTGAGTTTCAAGGATATTTCCTTCCACTCGCAGTGTTGGTTCATTAGGGAATACAACTTCGCCTTCCTTCACTGAGAATATTGATCCCTTGAAGCTGAAGTCTTTCAAGTAATTCAAAAAGGAGTCTTTGAAGCCCTGTTCTTTTAGATAGGCAAGTTCATCATTGTGAAATTGAAAGTTCTCAATGATTTCAAGTAAATCAGAAAGCCCTGCAAAAACTACATATCCTCCATTGAAGGGCAGGCTGCGGAAGAAATAATCAAAGTTAGCGTGTTGTTGATGGCGTTCGGACAAGAAATACCCCTGAGCCATGGTGAGTTCATAGAGGTCAGTATAAAGAGCAGGTTTTTTTAATATCATACTTATAAAATAAAAAAAGGCTTCCTGAAAACAGAAAGCCTATTAAATTTATTATGACTTGAGTTTTAGCCCCTGAGTTTTCTTCGCTCAATGAGTTTTTTAATCTCTTTGTTTCCAATCCAGACTTTACGATTGGTTTCAACATCAATAAGCTCAAGATTTACTTTATAGAAAATAGCTGCATCTTTTCCGCTTAATGACTCATCAACAATTGAATTTATGTTACCAATCAACATGAAGTCGGCACCTACTTCCTGTGCCATTGCAGACGTAGTTTCATAAGAAGAGTAGCTCTGCTGATCCTGACGTTCTTCACGGAGCTGGGATCGCTCTTGTTGGCTGGCAACCACATGAACCTGTCCGCTATTGATAAAAGCACGTTCCATTTCTTTGGTTATGACTTCAGTATCGATGTGTTCCATGGTTTCGTTGCGGACACGGCCAACGATTGTTACCGGCTGATTGCTATTATCTTGTTTATAATTGCTCAGCCAAGGTTGTGATAAGGCATCACTGATCATTTCTTCAGCTACCAGGCGAGCATCGGTATCATTCCAGCGTCCCGATAGATCGGTTTGAGTATCGGCTGCAACGCGACTTACGGATTGAGAAGGCGCACAACCCGACACTAATAATGAACAAAATAAAAGGGGGAGAAGAAGATATTTCATAATAGGCAGTGGTTAATTGATTTGTAGTAATTCGTTATTTAAAAATTGCGCAAAATCTTTTTCGATTTTATTTCGGGCAGTAAAATCAGCGCGCTTAAGGGCATCAGAATAAGAAGGGGCGCCATCTCGTCCTTCAACCATAAATGTTCTGAATGAACGGTCACTTTGTTTATCCTCAATTTCAATAACAAGTTCCCATTTTACAAACTCGGCATCATCTCGGTTCAAGTTTGCCTCTTGGGTTTGATAATTAATAGTAACGCCCAAAATTGCATTTTCAGTATTCTCAATTATGCTAAATCCTTCTTTCTGAAAAGCACCTGCCACTGCTGATTTAACGGTATAGGTCGCATTGTCAGATTGAATACTCACGTTGGCTTGTTGTTGAATAGCGCGGAATTTCTCCTGAATTCTGGTAAGTGTTGTAGTTGCATCGCCACCGGTGCCTGCGCCGCCTTGTATAACATTAAGCTGCCGTGTTAAAACTTCATTTGCGCTTGCTACTGCACGTGCTTTAGTTAGAAGTACCAGCTTCTGAAGGATATTGCTTTCATTGGATGCATTATTTTCAAATTCGCTGATTTTGATCTGGTTGTTTGAAATTTCCTGACTGTAAATGCGAGAAGTCTCAGC
The window above is part of the Balneola sp. genome. Proteins encoded here:
- a CDS encoding nicotinate phosphoribosyltransferase produces the protein MLKKPALYTDLYELTMAQGYFLSERHQQHANFDYFFRSLPFNGGYVVFAGLSDLLEIIENFQFHNDELAYLKEQGFKDSFLNYLKDFSFKGSIFSVKEGEVVFPNEPTLRVEGNILETQIVESVLLNTLNFASLIATKAARIKQVAGDKPVLDFGLRRSQGLGGLQASKSAMIGGVEGSSNVLAGQLYDIPVSGTMAHSWVQSFEDELSAFRTYAEHYPDSTILLVDTYNTIKSGIPNAIKVAKELEEKGHKLKAIRLDSGDLAYLARKSRHMLDNAGLDYVQIAASNQLDEYVIKSILDQNAPIDLFGVGTKLVTAYDEPALDGVYKLSSINDKPTLKISENVEKITLPDVKQLTRFFNSDGSFNCDGIYLHGEDTPKTVYHPFITHKSTDVSELQSEQLLHKMVENGKITIDPPSIKESADYAKKRLSKLNDEHKRFDNPHVYKVGVSKKLRELKDQLVQNN
- a CDS encoding penicillin-binding protein activator LpoB is translated as MKYLLLPLLFCSLLVSGCAPSQSVSRVAADTQTDLSGRWNDTDARLVAEEMISDALSQPWLSNYKQDNSNQPVTIVGRVRNETMEHIDTEVITKEMERAFINSGQVHVVASQQERSQLREERQDQQSYSSYETTSAMAQEVGADFMLIGNINSIVDESLSGKDAAIFYKVNLELIDVETNRKVWIGNKEIKKLIERRKLRG